Proteins from a single region of Rhodovibrio salinarum DSM 9154:
- a CDS encoding HlyD family secretion protein, with translation MQKGRVIRIGLTLAIFGVVIWTVAPYVTSRVSTSAVVNAPLSPIVAPFNGRVAEPSKPVGARVQPDELLFKAVSESPDRRYQSELEARTQTLQQRLAAVARQRTQLEQLAEDLHARQSRYRSHALKRLRHEIEQTQAALEGARAEAKEADAALARSRNLQAKGLTPNSEHDERVTVAQVARARVNELQARLDGLTSEVVAAREGTFVRAGVHDVPYSQQRADEVALRLSELARSEARLAAELSGARHQLAEERARRDRTEAFRPTAPMRGVVWSASGVRGDPISTGQVVLQVADCEQRFVEVAVSEGYFEAIQAGDIARVHLKGSDRTLRAPVIAVRGAGARKEGPNLAARVPQVERGQLRVLVSLEGVGLDRSASTFCNIGRTAEVYFSRDTSGMIGTAATAVRGWAMALWQTLDSGVSEAVGARAGPGIAAPQMPDPPEAASRGRLPASTAGFRSSEHQGSE, from the coding sequence ATGCAGAAGGGCCGCGTCATCCGTATCGGCTTGACGCTCGCCATTTTTGGCGTGGTGATCTGGACAGTGGCGCCCTACGTCACCAGCCGGGTCTCAACCTCCGCGGTCGTCAACGCGCCCCTGTCCCCGATCGTTGCACCCTTTAACGGCCGGGTCGCGGAGCCGTCGAAGCCCGTCGGCGCCCGGGTGCAACCGGATGAGCTGTTGTTTAAGGCCGTCTCGGAAAGCCCGGATCGGCGCTATCAAAGCGAACTTGAGGCACGCACCCAAACGCTGCAGCAGCGTCTCGCGGCGGTCGCCCGGCAGCGGACGCAGCTTGAGCAACTGGCCGAGGATCTGCACGCCCGCCAGAGCCGCTATCGCAGCCATGCGTTGAAACGTCTGCGCCACGAGATCGAGCAGACGCAAGCCGCGCTTGAAGGTGCGCGGGCCGAAGCCAAGGAGGCTGACGCGGCGCTTGCGCGCAGCCGCAACCTACAGGCCAAGGGGCTCACCCCCAATTCCGAGCACGATGAGCGCGTTACGGTCGCGCAGGTGGCCCGGGCCCGGGTGAACGAACTGCAGGCGCGGCTGGACGGCTTGACGTCGGAGGTGGTGGCGGCCCGGGAAGGTACCTTCGTCCGTGCCGGCGTGCACGACGTGCCCTATTCCCAGCAGCGCGCCGACGAGGTGGCCCTGCGCCTGAGCGAGCTTGCCCGCAGCGAAGCACGCTTGGCCGCGGAGTTGTCGGGAGCCCGCCACCAATTGGCCGAGGAGCGTGCCCGGCGTGACCGGACGGAGGCGTTCCGTCCCACCGCGCCGATGCGCGGCGTGGTCTGGAGTGCGAGCGGCGTGCGTGGAGACCCGATTTCGACCGGGCAGGTGGTTCTGCAGGTCGCTGACTGCGAACAGCGGTTCGTCGAAGTGGCCGTTAGCGAAGGCTATTTCGAAGCCATCCAGGCCGGCGACATCGCGCGTGTGCACCTCAAGGGCAGCGACCGCACCTTGCGCGCGCCCGTGATCGCGGTGCGCGGGGCCGGGGCTCGCAAGGAAGGGCCAAATCTGGCCGCCCGCGTGCCGCAGGTCGAACGTGGCCAGTTGCGCGTTCTGGTGTCGCTGGAAGGGGTCGGGCTGGATCGTTCGGCGAGTACCTTCTGCAACATCGGCCGCACGGCGGAAGTCTACTTTTCCCGAGATACGTCTGGGATGATCGGCACGGCGGCAACGGCCGTGCGCGGCTGGGCTATGGCGCTATGGCAGACGCTCGATAGCGGCGTTAGCGAAGCAGTTGGCGCGCGCGCCGGACCCGGAATCGCCGCGCCGCAGATGCCGGATCCCCCCGAGGCAGCCAGCCGCGGGAGACTGCCGGCATCGACGGCTGGCTTCCGGTCTTCTGAGCACCAAGGCAGCGAGTGA
- a CDS encoding glycosyltransferase, translating to MWPQLDSLIPLLLVIGVFTGLAPLLGRQNAVGRWLVVGFVTIVVLHYMAWRIPVTLLPANDLSTQSLWVWFLFAIELLALGDAAILFATLLRRTNRSPEADQHEARLRSRSLADLPTVDVFIATYNESIEVLEKTLVGALCIDWPGTQLNVYVLDDGSRPWLAELAAAKGARYLTRDGNAHAKAGNINAAIQRTDGDFFLILDADFIPRRDILYRMIGFFEDPKVAIVQAPHNFFNHDPMQANLALRRTLPDDQRLFFDEIMAGRDGWDCAFCCGSNSITRRSAIAEIGNRMPTDSITEDILLTLALMRRGYITRYLNEKLAIGLAPESLEAFFVQRARWARGGLQLLYLKNGPFGSGLPLRARFLFLPTHWLTQSLVQVTGMAIPAIYLLTGLLPLMNATVETVFIYQLPALFAILMAMRFFAPSAYFPLAATVLGVLQAFRLLPTVLVTMIKPFGHAFKVTPKGKDAGGKRYDPVTVRLCSLLIGATALGLLLNADFNTRIIDRSALIPLVAIWSAYNMLILMLVGITAFAAPARRAEERFELDEPARLRGAFGQLDVRLLDLSLGGAQLVADEAPRVPVQRGDWIWTQIEGVGDLPGEVMRVGQDGRRFGVRFYLPQGGDRDLLIAKLFTQGMDNATRNDNGWQVALGMLARLFAPDHAPHPVAGNPPSEPPDLVLAEFRRMRRTGTVRELVADQDDSRVA from the coding sequence ATGTGGCCGCAGCTCGACAGCCTGATCCCGCTCTTGCTCGTCATCGGTGTCTTTACAGGTCTTGCCCCGCTACTGGGGCGGCAGAACGCGGTGGGGCGCTGGCTGGTGGTCGGCTTCGTGACGATCGTCGTGCTACACTATATGGCTTGGCGGATACCGGTCACGTTGCTGCCGGCCAACGACCTCTCGACGCAGTCGCTCTGGGTCTGGTTCCTGTTCGCGATCGAGCTGCTGGCGCTGGGGGACGCGGCGATCCTGTTTGCGACCTTGCTGCGCCGGACCAACCGCAGCCCCGAGGCCGACCAACACGAAGCGCGTTTGCGCAGCCGGTCGCTCGCTGACCTGCCGACGGTGGACGTATTCATTGCCACCTATAACGAATCCATCGAGGTGCTTGAGAAGACGTTGGTCGGCGCGCTGTGTATCGACTGGCCGGGCACGCAGCTGAACGTCTATGTCCTGGACGATGGCAGCCGGCCCTGGCTGGCCGAACTGGCGGCGGCGAAAGGCGCGCGGTATCTCACCCGCGACGGCAACGCGCACGCCAAGGCCGGTAACATCAACGCCGCGATCCAGCGCACCGACGGCGACTTCTTCCTGATTCTCGATGCCGACTTCATCCCGCGTCGGGACATCCTGTACCGCATGATCGGCTTCTTCGAAGATCCGAAGGTCGCGATCGTCCAGGCCCCGCACAATTTCTTCAACCACGACCCGATGCAGGCGAACCTGGCGCTTCGGCGGACGTTGCCGGACGATCAGCGCCTGTTCTTTGACGAGATCATGGCCGGGCGCGATGGGTGGGACTGTGCTTTCTGCTGCGGCTCCAACTCGATCACGCGGCGTTCCGCCATCGCGGAGATCGGCAACCGCATGCCGACCGACTCGATCACCGAGGATATCCTGCTGACGCTTGCGCTGATGCGCCGGGGCTACATCACCCGCTACCTGAACGAGAAGCTGGCGATCGGCCTGGCGCCGGAATCGTTAGAGGCCTTCTTCGTCCAGCGCGCCCGCTGGGCGCGCGGTGGACTGCAACTGCTGTACCTGAAGAATGGGCCTTTTGGGTCGGGCTTGCCGCTGCGCGCGCGCTTTCTGTTCCTGCCCACGCACTGGCTGACCCAGTCGCTGGTGCAGGTCACCGGTATGGCGATCCCGGCGATCTATCTGCTGACCGGTTTGTTGCCGTTGATGAACGCAACCGTCGAGACGGTGTTCATCTATCAGCTACCCGCTTTGTTCGCGATCCTGATGGCGATGCGCTTTTTCGCGCCATCGGCCTATTTCCCGCTCGCCGCCACGGTACTGGGCGTGTTGCAGGCGTTTCGCCTGCTGCCGACGGTCCTGGTGACGATGATCAAGCCGTTCGGCCACGCCTTCAAGGTGACGCCCAAGGGTAAGGACGCCGGCGGCAAGCGCTATGACCCGGTCACGGTGCGTCTGTGCAGCCTGTTGATCGGTGCCACGGCGCTCGGCCTGTTGCTGAATGCCGACTTCAACACCCGGATCATCGACCGCAGCGCCCTGATCCCCTTGGTGGCGATCTGGAGCGCCTACAACATGCTGATCCTGATGCTGGTCGGGATCACCGCCTTTGCGGCGCCGGCACGGCGGGCGGAGGAGCGCTTCGAACTGGACGAGCCGGCCCGCCTGCGCGGCGCGTTTGGGCAGTTGGACGTCCGGCTTCTGGACCTCTCTCTTGGCGGTGCCCAGCTCGTGGCCGACGAAGCTCCACGGGTCCCCGTCCAGCGCGGCGACTGGATTTGGACTCAGATCGAGGGGGTGGGGGACTTGCCGGGCGAAGTGATGCGCGTCGGCCAGGACGGGCGGCGGTTCGGCGTGCGCTTCTACCTGCCTCAAGGCGGGGACCGCGACTTGTTGATCGCCAAGCTGTTCACCCAGGGGATGGACAACGCCACGCGTAACGACAACGGCTGGCAGGTCGCGCTGGGTATGCTGGCGCGTTTGTTCGCCCCCGATCACGCGCCGCATCCCGTGGCGGGCAACCCCCCGTCAGAGCCGCCGGATTTGGTGCTGGCGGAATTTCGACGCATGCGCCGCACCGGGACCGTGCGCGAGCTGGTCGCGGATCAGGACGACAGTCGGGTCGCGTAG
- a CDS encoding ACP S-malonyltransferase: MARAFIFPGRGGETIGMGLHYVQAYPSARYVFQEIDDALGQELSRLIFEGPEETLALPENADPAMLAVSLAGVKALEEQGDLWLSQTGSFVAGHGRGEATALAAVDALSAGAAAKWLRARAKAVWSAFSPEKGAVCTVHGLDLATVESLAREAATQGKGICELARDDAPDSHAVSGERAAVEAFLQLAAKKGGETHLLDGIPPLHSSLMEPAVAELQATLAEVEVRAPKLPLVSNVTAYALESADEIRTRLAEQVARPIRWRESVEYMKDHGVTEFLEIGHGDDLSTYVRAIDGKHEAHAIEDAQDIERALDDVL, from the coding sequence ATGGCGCGCGCCTTCATATTCCCCGGCCGCGGTGGCGAGACGATCGGCATGGGCCTGCACTACGTCCAGGCCTATCCCTCCGCGCGGTACGTCTTCCAGGAAATCGACGACGCGTTGGGTCAGGAACTGTCGCGCCTGATCTTTGAGGGCCCCGAGGAAACGCTGGCCCTGCCGGAGAACGCTGATCCGGCGATGCTCGCGGTCAGCCTGGCCGGTGTGAAGGCGCTCGAGGAACAGGGCGATCTATGGCTCTCGCAGACCGGCAGCTTCGTCGCCGGCCACGGCCGTGGGGAGGCCACGGCGCTCGCCGCTGTCGATGCCCTGAGCGCCGGCGCGGCCGCGAAATGGCTGCGCGCGCGGGCGAAGGCGGTCTGGTCGGCCTTTTCGCCGGAGAAGGGCGCCGTCTGTACGGTCCACGGTCTCGATCTCGCGACCGTCGAGAGCCTCGCTCGCGAAGCCGCGACGCAGGGCAAGGGGATCTGCGAGCTGGCACGCGACGACGCCCCCGACAGCCACGCTGTCAGTGGCGAACGCGCCGCGGTTGAAGCTTTCCTGCAATTGGCAGCCAAGAAGGGGGGCGAGACCCATCTGTTGGATGGCATCCCGCCGCTACACTCCAGCCTGATGGAACCGGCCGTCGCCGAACTGCAGGCGACCCTCGCCGAGGTGGAGGTCCGCGCGCCAAAGCTGCCGCTGGTTTCCAACGTGACCGCCTATGCACTGGAGAGCGCGGACGAGATTCGCACCCGACTGGCCGAGCAGGTCGCCCGGCCGATCCGCTGGCGCGAAAGCGTGGAATACATGAAAGACCACGGCGTCACCGAATTCCTGGAAATCGGCCACGGCGACGATCTAAGCACCTACGTCCGCGCGATCGATGGCAAGCACGAAGCGCACGCGATCGAGGACGCCCAGGACATCGAGCGCGCGTTGGACGACGTCCTGTAA
- a CDS encoding CHASE2 domain-containing protein — protein MRWARILLAALPFALLALAYPALRELPRIAGLENNTLTWRYTLRGPEPPSAPVTIVAIDDATVAAAGGWPLPRDQLGTAIRRLSEVGAAVIAVDLLMAEPARPRAADADLAAALRASGRTLLPVAGTANAAQTLPRPVDLSPHTVPMNRGATAPAPPQPPTLLTPITLLAQTAGLGHVNVGLGSDGTLTSLPPAILLPDGSALPSLAVLAVARLQGAGRSDIVIDLSRAVHIGNLRVPLGTGGQWTPAFYGPAGSFKTIPLIDVLRGAFNIADVRGRIVWLGATATSSGDTFVTPFDPAMPGVEAFATLSANLLDNTFLSHGPWTMLVEMAAVILLGTLGWHAGHLHPARWAILAAFLPVAAWIALAVAVFLLWQIWLNITVPAVASVLGTGTAVAIRLILGDAQRRRLARYVPKPLAEALANADRPAFEGQVLSAAVLFVDMIGFTNRSETASPSDTVAMMRALHTELEDGAHRHGGYVDNFAGDGAMLVFGVPTPRPDDAARALACARDLLVRTARTDLPVRIGLHHGLVQVARLGGRQQHQLTLAGDTVNLASRLMAIAKERGVGLVVSTSVVDQIPVQSTAALDGMMREADLPVRGRQAPVDVWLGPFVERHAGAPIEAAESGNGQSRS, from the coding sequence GTGCGGTGGGCGCGCATTTTGCTGGCCGCGTTGCCATTCGCCCTGCTGGCGCTCGCTTACCCTGCTTTGCGCGAACTGCCACGCATCGCCGGGCTGGAAAACAACACGCTCACGTGGCGCTACACGCTGCGCGGGCCCGAGCCCCCGTCCGCCCCGGTCACGATCGTAGCGATCGACGATGCGACGGTCGCCGCCGCCGGCGGCTGGCCATTGCCACGCGATCAGCTGGGCACCGCAATCCGCCGGCTCAGCGAGGTGGGCGCCGCCGTGATCGCCGTCGATCTGCTGATGGCGGAGCCAGCGCGCCCCCGCGCCGCCGACGCCGACCTTGCTGCGGCCTTGCGCGCGAGTGGCCGCACCTTGCTGCCGGTGGCGGGAACGGCCAATGCGGCGCAAACTTTGCCCCGGCCGGTCGATCTATCGCCGCACACCGTCCCGATGAACCGCGGGGCCACCGCGCCGGCCCCGCCGCAACCGCCGACACTGCTGACCCCGATCACCCTACTCGCACAGACGGCGGGCCTCGGCCACGTCAATGTCGGGCTCGGCTCCGATGGCACGCTCACCAGCCTGCCCCCCGCGATCCTGCTGCCGGACGGCTCGGCGCTGCCGTCGCTGGCTGTGTTGGCGGTCGCACGGTTACAAGGCGCCGGTCGGTCGGATATCGTGATCGATCTGTCCAGGGCCGTACATATTGGCAACCTACGCGTGCCGCTCGGCACGGGCGGACAGTGGACGCCGGCCTTCTACGGCCCCGCGGGCAGCTTCAAGACGATTCCGCTAATTGACGTACTGCGCGGCGCCTTCAACATAGCCGACGTGCGCGGACGGATCGTCTGGCTGGGGGCCACGGCGACCAGTTCCGGCGACACCTTCGTCACCCCATTCGACCCCGCGATGCCGGGCGTGGAAGCGTTCGCGACCCTGAGCGCGAACCTGCTGGACAACACTTTCCTCAGCCACGGCCCCTGGACCATGCTCGTGGAAATGGCGGCCGTCATCCTGCTCGGCACGCTTGGCTGGCATGCCGGGCACCTGCACCCTGCGCGGTGGGCGATCCTGGCCGCGTTTTTGCCGGTCGCGGCGTGGATTGCGCTCGCCGTGGCGGTGTTTCTGCTTTGGCAGATTTGGCTCAACATCACGGTCCCCGCAGTGGCCAGCGTTCTGGGCACCGGAACGGCCGTTGCCATCCGCCTCATCCTGGGGGATGCGCAACGCCGCCGCCTGGCACGCTATGTCCCGAAGCCCCTGGCCGAAGCGCTCGCCAACGCCGATCGGCCGGCGTTCGAGGGACAAGTGCTATCGGCTGCCGTGCTGTTCGTCGACATGATCGGCTTCACCAATCGCAGCGAGACCGCCAGCCCGTCGGATACGGTTGCGATGATGCGCGCCCTGCACACGGAGTTGGAAGACGGCGCGCATCGCCACGGCGGCTATGTCGATAATTTCGCTGGCGACGGGGCGATGCTGGTGTTCGGGGTACCGACCCCCCGGCCCGACGACGCCGCCCGGGCACTCGCCTGCGCCCGCGACCTGCTGGTGCGCACCGCCAGGACCGACCTGCCCGTGCGCATCGGCCTGCACCACGGCTTGGTCCAGGTCGCCCGGCTAGGTGGTCGGCAACAGCACCAGCTTACCCTTGCCGGCGACACCGTGAACCTGGCCAGCCGGCTCATGGCGATCGCCAAGGAGCGCGGCGTCGGCCTCGTCGTCTCCACAAGCGTGGTCGATCAAATACCGGTCCAGAGCACCGCTGCGCTCGACGGCATGATGCGCGAGGCCGACCTGCCGGTGCGCGGCCGGCAGGCGCCGGTGGATGTCTGGCTGGGCCCGTTCGTGGAACGCCACGCGGGCGCGCCGATCGAAGCGGCGGAAAGTGGCAACGGACAATCGCGCTCCTAA
- a CDS encoding FecR family protein, with product MRAFLVVAIAAMLSATLLVAPGFARAQTGEPVGTVTAVTGPASAWLNGTPRVLSLGAEVHRGETLRTLTGAKLAVRFTDGSRLTLGADSQVAVSTFAPERGNAAMRLVRGILRLVLDPARPWQRFEVQTASAVAAARSTEWVVALDDLDARAATAVFTVSGTVEVRAQNQAVILGAGEGTDVRPGEPPGTVVRWGQARVDDVLARTTLP from the coding sequence ATGCGTGCCTTCCTGGTTGTCGCGATCGCCGCCATGCTGTCGGCCACCCTACTGGTCGCGCCTGGCTTCGCACGGGCACAGACGGGCGAGCCTGTAGGCACCGTGACCGCCGTGACTGGCCCGGCCAGCGCGTGGCTCAACGGCACACCGCGCGTCCTCAGCCTGGGGGCGGAGGTCCACCGCGGAGAAACGCTTCGCACCCTGACCGGCGCCAAACTGGCAGTGCGCTTCACGGATGGCTCCCGGCTCACGCTCGGGGCGGACAGCCAGGTCGCCGTATCCACCTTCGCGCCCGAGCGCGGCAACGCGGCGATGCGTCTGGTCCGCGGCATCCTGCGTCTTGTCCTCGATCCAGCACGGCCATGGCAACGTTTCGAGGTGCAGACGGCCAGTGCCGTTGCCGCCGCCCGATCCACGGAGTGGGTCGTCGCCCTAGACGATCTGGATGCCAGGGCAGCGACGGCGGTGTTCACCGTCAGCGGCACCGTGGAGGTGCGCGCGCAGAACCAAGCCGTCATTCTTGGTGCCGGTGAAGGTACGGATGTGAGACCCGGCGAACCACCCGGCACGGTGGTGCGCTGGGGCCAAGCGCGAGTCGACGACGTGTTGGCCCGCACAACCCTGCCATGA
- a CDS encoding ABC transporter ATP-binding protein: MTDNPASPVVRLDGARLSYPSPEGEIAILQGIDLSVRAGEVVAVTGPSGSGKSSLIALIGGLERATGGTVQVLDTDLGRADEATRTRLRRHDIGVVFQAYHLVPAMTARQNTALPLILSGAKEAQAQAATMLERVGLSHRLDHRPSQLSGGEQQRVAIARAFVASPRLILADEPTGNLDRRTGTSIVETMFDLCRKTDAAMLLVTHDEGLAQQCDRVLAIDDGQVVS; this comes from the coding sequence ATGACCGATAACCCGGCCAGCCCGGTCGTGCGCCTGGATGGCGCTCGGCTCTCTTATCCCTCGCCGGAAGGTGAAATCGCTATCCTGCAAGGCATCGATCTATCGGTGCGTGCGGGGGAGGTCGTCGCGGTGACCGGGCCATCCGGCTCCGGCAAGTCGTCGCTGATCGCGCTGATTGGCGGTTTGGAGCGGGCTACCGGTGGCACGGTTCAGGTGCTGGACACCGACCTCGGCCGGGCTGACGAAGCCACACGCACCCGTCTGCGCCGACACGACATCGGTGTGGTGTTCCAGGCCTATCATCTGGTTCCCGCGATGACGGCCCGGCAGAATACGGCGCTGCCGCTGATTCTCTCCGGTGCCAAGGAGGCGCAGGCACAGGCTGCGACGATGTTGGAGCGCGTCGGTCTGAGCCACCGCCTGGACCACCGGCCGAGCCAGTTATCGGGCGGCGAGCAGCAGCGCGTGGCGATTGCGCGTGCGTTCGTCGCGTCGCCAAGGCTGATCCTGGCGGACGAGCCGACCGGCAACCTGGACCGGCGTACCGGGACCAGCATCGTCGAAACGATGTTCGACCTGTGCCGCAAGACCGACGCGGCGATGCTGCTGGTCACCCACGACGAAGGGCTGGCCCAGCAATGCGATCGCGTCCTTGCGATCGACGACGGCCAGGTTGTCAGCTGA
- a CDS encoding ABC transporter permease encodes MKRLPDHAYAQDLHPGTLFTLLKAELAAGVYGLRLFVAAVAVAAGMLGTVWLLADGLTGALAENGKRMLGGDLAVEVINAPLGGETLNEMRQLGRVSQVVELRTSARAEALRAAVELKAVDARYPLYGAVELDGAADLQDAFAMRDGRPGAVVEPALLQRLGIQVGDAIRLGRQTFTVRAALTLEPDRLASGGFMVGPRVMIARDQLESAGLTGRGTLVEYVTRLRLPEGAEVETAADRLNAIAPARGWDLERPRDVGERVRRVAERTTTFLGVAGLVALAIGLSGAWTAATVWVQRRGRTIALYRLSGATAGLVTALHAAIIAVAGVLSLALGIAIAFGVVWFLMDLIAGRLHLSWGLSDLAIPAAQVVATLTLGLAGASAAALSAAARTPPGTAMRSGEAAVSPHARHVALGALGVLAALALAVVSLPQPYLAATAATGLAIAALALGVAGWLLALLATRRTPRSFLGLVARQGLAVPGSAATKALALGIGIAGITAVIAAQNSLEGSLRADLPSRAPDLVLIDVQPDQVEHIRERVQSDDGLGRLEATPFMRARILQVNGKPAEEVIVDESERWVIEGDRSFSWSPGPTCEAIMQGKWWPKDYNGPPLISAQEDVAEAFGLSPGATITYSVLGRTFTSEVANIRQESYRSYRPDYLLVASPQPFREAPHSWIVTLKGVGPNADAAVDAVMRDLGQAAPNVTSIDVRRIVGQITAVIDGAILGSLAVAATLLLAGALTLAAAVTADVDARRREALAFTLIGASRREIALARLIEAAVIGVLAAILGGAAGLQGGRWLADQALRIDWEPGLLAFLLPAVLGVVAAVAAGLAGGIGAVPRGRGQLVRQLSS; translated from the coding sequence ATGAAGCGCCTTCCCGATCACGCGTACGCCCAGGATCTGCACCCTGGAACGCTGTTCACGCTGCTGAAGGCGGAACTGGCGGCGGGCGTATACGGTCTGCGCTTGTTCGTGGCCGCGGTGGCGGTGGCGGCCGGCATGCTGGGCACGGTGTGGCTGCTGGCAGATGGCCTGACGGGCGCGTTGGCGGAAAACGGCAAGCGTATGTTGGGCGGCGATCTGGCGGTCGAGGTGATCAACGCACCGCTTGGCGGTGAGACGCTTAACGAGATGCGCCAGCTGGGTCGGGTTTCGCAGGTGGTTGAACTGCGGACCAGCGCGCGGGCAGAGGCATTGCGGGCGGCGGTCGAGCTGAAGGCGGTCGACGCGCGCTATCCCTTGTACGGTGCGGTCGAACTGGACGGCGCTGCGGACCTGCAGGATGCGTTTGCCATGCGCGACGGCCGGCCGGGCGCCGTTGTCGAGCCGGCGCTGCTGCAGCGCCTGGGCATTCAGGTCGGGGACGCCATTCGCCTGGGCCGGCAGACGTTCACCGTCCGCGCGGCGTTGACGTTGGAGCCGGACCGCCTGGCTTCCGGCGGCTTCATGGTCGGTCCGCGGGTGATGATTGCGCGCGACCAGCTGGAGTCCGCGGGCCTGACGGGCCGTGGCACGTTGGTGGAATACGTCACCCGCTTGCGTCTGCCCGAAGGAGCGGAGGTCGAGACCGCGGCCGACCGGTTGAACGCGATCGCCCCGGCGCGCGGCTGGGACTTGGAACGCCCGCGCGACGTCGGCGAGCGGGTGCGCCGCGTCGCCGAGCGGACGACCACCTTCCTCGGGGTGGCCGGCTTGGTGGCGCTGGCGATCGGTTTGTCGGGCGCCTGGACCGCCGCCACCGTCTGGGTACAGCGGCGCGGTCGGACGATCGCGTTGTATCGCCTCTCCGGGGCGACGGCCGGCCTGGTGACGGCGCTGCATGCCGCGATCATTGCGGTTGCGGGCGTGCTGTCGCTTGCGCTCGGTATCGCGATCGCGTTCGGCGTGGTCTGGTTCCTGATGGACCTGATCGCCGGGCGCCTGCATCTGTCCTGGGGGCTGAGCGATCTGGCTATCCCGGCGGCGCAGGTGGTCGCGACGCTGACCCTCGGTTTGGCTGGTGCGAGCGCGGCCGCGCTGTCGGCCGCCGCGCGCACGCCGCCGGGGACGGCGATGCGTAGTGGGGAAGCGGCGGTGTCCCCCCACGCCCGCCACGTCGCGCTGGGCGCGTTGGGGGTGCTGGCGGCCCTCGCGCTGGCCGTGGTCAGCCTGCCGCAACCCTATCTGGCGGCGACGGCGGCGACGGGGTTGGCCATCGCGGCGCTGGCGTTGGGAGTGGCCGGTTGGTTGTTGGCGTTGTTGGCGACCCGGCGCACGCCGCGCAGCTTCCTGGGGCTGGTCGCCCGGCAGGGACTAGCCGTCCCTGGGTCGGCCGCGACCAAGGCGCTCGCGCTCGGTATCGGGATCGCCGGGATCACAGCCGTGATCGCCGCGCAGAACTCGCTGGAAGGCTCGTTGCGCGCGGACCTGCCGTCGCGTGCGCCGGATCTCGTGCTGATCGACGTGCAGCCGGACCAAGTCGAGCACATTCGCGAACGTGTGCAAAGCGATGATGGCCTGGGCCGGCTGGAGGCGACGCCGTTCATGCGTGCGCGCATCCTGCAGGTGAACGGCAAGCCGGCCGAAGAGGTCATCGTCGACGAGAGCGAACGCTGGGTGATCGAGGGCGATCGCAGCTTCTCCTGGTCGCCGGGGCCGACCTGCGAAGCGATCATGCAGGGAAAGTGGTGGCCGAAGGATTACAACGGGCCGCCGCTGATTTCCGCTCAGGAGGACGTGGCGGAGGCGTTTGGTCTGTCGCCGGGCGCGACCATCACCTACAGCGTGCTGGGGCGGACCTTCACGAGCGAGGTCGCGAACATCCGGCAGGAAAGCTACCGGTCCTACAGGCCGGACTATCTGCTGGTTGCTTCCCCGCAGCCGTTCCGGGAGGCGCCGCACAGTTGGATCGTCACCTTGAAGGGCGTGGGCCCCAACGCCGATGCGGCCGTTGACGCCGTGATGCGCGATCTGGGGCAGGCGGCTCCCAATGTGACCAGCATCGACGTGCGCCGGATCGTCGGGCAGATCACCGCGGTGATCGACGGTGCGATCCTGGGGTCACTTGCCGTGGCGGCGACGCTGCTCCTGGCGGGGGCGCTGACGCTGGCCGCCGCCGTGACCGCGGACGTTGACGCGCGTCGGCGGGAAGCCCTGGCGTTCACGCTGATCGGCGCGTCGCGGCGGGAGATCGCGCTCGCCCGGCTGATCGAAGCGGCCGTGATCGGCGTGCTCGCCGCCATCCTGGGCGGCGCGGCCGGTCTCCAGGGCGGGCGCTGGCTGGCCGATCAGGCGCTGCGTATTGATTGGGAACCGGGCTTGCTGGCCTTCCTTTTGCCGGCTGTGCTGGGTGTGGTGGCGGCCGTTGCCGCGGGGCTGGCCGGTGGTATCGGCGCGGTGCCGCGTGGGCGTGGCCAATTGGTTCGGCAGCTCAGCAGCTGA